TCATCGTGCAACAATTGACCCGATCGCAGCTCTGATCCTGTTGATGAACCCAACGGCTTAAGGTCGGCTTCAGTCGGTTGAGGTTAATTCCAGACCAGTTGCCCAAACCGCACAACGTTTTCCACTCTTCAGAAATTGCAATCACACCATGTTTGGTCGTGGGTTTGTCCCTTGCCAGATGTGGTGTTTTTTTTGGCTGAATGCCAGAAATTCTCAAGAGTAATCTCCAAGAGTAATCTCCAAGGGCAATGTTCAAGAGTAATCTCCAAGAGCAATCTCCAAGCATGAGTTGGCGGAACCGGAGGGCAAGGGCGATCGCTCGATCGCTCCCCATAGTGATAGCAAGGGAAACATTGACCCTTTAAGGATCTCTCGGAAAAAATTACGAATTGGAAATTTTAGCTGAACATCTAATCGATCTTCGGAGTAAGCTCTAATTGGGGATTAGCAGTTCGCCATCTACTCCAATTTGCTGGAATCTACTCTAATCGGCTGGGATCTACTCTAATTCGCCTGCGCTGATCTCCTCTTCGCCAGTGCTTTCATCGGCCCATATCAGGGACAATTTCAGCGAAATCTGGCATCTTTGGTTAGCCTTGCTCTGCAAAATGCGATGTAAGACGCAACTCAAGATTTTCAACCCAAGATTTTCAACCCAAAGCTTTATTGAAAACTGAATCCCAGACTAGATTTCAGACTGAATCAGGGACTAGATCTTAGATTTAAGGCTGAATTTAGACCGGAGTCTAAAAACCATATCCCGAATTGGAGGTTGGAATGGGTTAACCTCAATGCCATTCATTCAGTGATTCATTCAGTGCGATTAGTTCAGCACCAAGAATCCAGTGATATTGATTCAGCACGGTTCAGAGCCGATCGAGCAGCTTGCATGATCCCACTGCCCATTTGGTCATTGCCGATCGCGTCCTGACCCATTTTGATTGAGTTACTTGACCATTTTGCTGACGGATGATCAGGAGTCAGTGGCGCGTCTTTGAGCCGGTCGCAGTGAGTTTTGCACCGGTTCCTAGGCGGAGGTTATACAGGGTGGTGGTGTGAATTCGCGATCGCCCGGTCACAGGTGCTTTGACCCATGAAAACTGCACTTCAACCAATCCTAAGGGTGTTAGGGTGTGCCCCCGATCGCAGCCTGCGGTTTTTCCTGGTTACAGACGCTGCATCAGGGAATCAACAGAATAGGAACGGCCGCGTCATGATCGGCTGGATTGCGGGATGCTCAAGTGCAATTGAATGGGCGAAACCACAACATAGTCACTCCTTGTTCTACGTCACCCTTAACCTGGTAAACCCAAGGCTATGAAGATTCTGATCTATTCCTACAACTACCATCCTGAGCCGATCGGGATTGCACCGTTGATGACTGAGCTAGCGGAGGGGCTGGCTCGGCGTGGTCACGAAGTTCGCGTTTTGACGGGAATGCCAAACTACCCGGAACGGCGGATTTACGAAGGCTATCGGGGCAAGTTGTATTGCACGGAAGTGATTAACAACGTGCGAATCGATCGCTGCTATGTCTGGATTCGACCCAAGCCCGGCCTGCTGACGCGGTTGGCCCTGGATGGCAGTTTTGCGATCACGAGTTTCCTGCGGGCCCTGAATGGCTGGCGGCCCGATGTGATGTTGATGACTTCGCCTCCGTTGGCGGCGACGGTTCCGGCGGCCCTGCTGCGGTGGATGTATCGCTGCCCTCTGATCCTAAATTTGCAAGATATTTTGCCGGAAGCGGCGGTGCATACGGGGCTGATTACCAGCAAGCGGGCGATTCAGGTTTTTGAGGCCCTGGAGCGATTTGCCTACAAAACCTCAACGGCGATCAGCGCGATCGCGGAGGGTTTTGTGGACAACCTGGTGAGCAAGGGGGTGTCGCCCAACAAAATTGCCCTGATTCCCAACTGGGTGGATGTGAACTTTGTGCATCCAATGCCGAAAAACAATGCATTTCGTGCGGCCCATGGGTTACAGGGCAAGTTTGTGGTGCTTTATTCGGGCAACATTGCCTTGACCCAAGGGCTGGAAACGGTGATTGATGCGGCGAAGGTGCTGGATGGCCGGCCCGAGGCGGCCCAAATTCAGTTCGTGATTGTGGGTGAGGCGCGGGCGATCGAGCGATTGGGGCAATATTGCCGTGAAAATGCCGTGAGCGATCGGGTCAAGCTGTTGCCCTTTCAACCTCGGGAAGCACTGCCGGAAATGATGGCGGCGGCGGATGTGAGCTTGATTGTGCAGCGGCGCAACGTGGTGGGCTTCAATATGCCCTCGAAAACCCAGGTCATTTTGGCCAGTGGCCGGCCGATCATTGGATCTGTGCCGGGCCATGGCACGGCGGCCCAGGCCATCCGGCGCAGTGAGGCGGGGATTGTGGTGGAGCCGGAGTCGCCCCAGGCCTTGGCGGAGGCGATTTTGGCCCTGGCTCAGGATCCCGATCGGGCTGAACGGTTGGGTCGTCAGGGTCGCCAACATGCGCTGGAGATGTATAGCTTTGACTCGTCGCTCGATCGCTAC
The Limnothrix sp. FACHB-406 DNA segment above includes these coding regions:
- a CDS encoding glycosyltransferase family 4 protein codes for the protein MKILIYSYNYHPEPIGIAPLMTELAEGLARRGHEVRVLTGMPNYPERRIYEGYRGKLYCTEVINNVRIDRCYVWIRPKPGLLTRLALDGSFAITSFLRALNGWRPDVMLMTSPPLAATVPAALLRWMYRCPLILNLQDILPEAAVHTGLITSKRAIQVFEALERFAYKTSTAISAIAEGFVDNLVSKGVSPNKIALIPNWVDVNFVHPMPKNNAFRAAHGLQGKFVVLYSGNIALTQGLETVIDAAKVLDGRPEAAQIQFVIVGEARAIERLGQYCRENAVSDRVKLLPFQPREALPEMMAAADVSLIVQRRNVVGFNMPSKTQVILASGRPIIGSVPGHGTAAQAIRRSEAGIVVEPESPQALAEAILALAQDPDRAERLGRQGRQHALEMYSFDSSLDRYEQLFNHLVKQSRRHSAAVTVPADLAGTSQPLQLPQPSASNRSH